One genomic region from Procambarus clarkii isolate CNS0578487 chromosome 85, FALCON_Pclarkii_2.0, whole genome shotgun sequence encodes:
- the LOC138358696 gene encoding hepatitis A virus cellular receptor 1-like codes for MADTTTVPAAVVADTTTVPAAVVADTTTVPATVVADTTTVPATVVTDTATVPATVVADTATVPATVVTDTATVPATVVADTATVPATVVTDTATVPAAVVADTATVPATVVADTTTVPAAVMADTTTTVPSAVVIHTQ; via the coding sequence atggcagacacaacaacagtacctgcagcagtggtggcagacacaacaacagtacctgcagcagtggtggcagacaCAACAACAGTACCTGCAACAGTGGTGGCAGACACAACAACAGTACCTGCAACAGTGGTGACAGACACAGCAACAGTACCTGCAACAGTGGTGGCAGACACAGCAACAGTACCTGCAACAGTGGTGACAGACACAGCAACAGTACCTGCAACAGTGGTGGCAGACACAGCAACAGTACCTGCAACAGTGGTGACAGACACAGCAACAGTACCTgcagcagtggtggcagacaCAGCAACAGTACCTGCAACAGTGGTGGCAGACACAACAACAGTACCTGCAGCAGTGATGgcagacacaacaacaacagtaccttCAGCTGTGGTGATACACACACAGTAG